The DNA segment ACCCCACGTACCTTGGAACTAGCATCCAAAGAGGAGCAGTGTGATTATGTCAGTGCATGGTACAATATGCTTCTGTTCTGTGCTCAAGAGTTGCAGCATGGTGCAGCAGTTTGGCAACAATCTTGTCATGCAAATGTCTACGACCAAGTGATTTCTGAAGGTACAGATACTTTGAACAATGAGCATagctttgacatttttttttggatGATCATCTTCGTAGATGGAAAGTCAACCATAAACTGTCAATTATGTCGGTTTTACAGGTGGTCATTGTTTTATTGCTCTTGGGGAGATATATAGAGTTGCACAGATTTTATATTTCTCCTTGCAGTGTTTCAAGCCTTGGGTTCTTGCAAATCCTGGAATGTTGAGTAAATTGTTGGCTTGTTTGGAGAGCTGCAGTAATGCCTGGACTAGTTGTTTACAAACAGCTCTTAAAATGGTTGTTGACAGCGCTCACTTAGATGCATCTGTTGCTAAAGCTCTTATGGAGTCCATCAAGAATATTAATGAACTTGAGGTGTCCAATCTACAAAATTCTCTTCCCACTGACGAGATAACATGTAGACTAACCCTCCTGCCAGCTAGTCTTGTACCAGGTAAGGCTTATGCTGAGGTTACACTCTTCCCGAAAAGAATTCTTTCAGCTATTAGATGTTCCTTTCTAGAGATTAACTATTACTCTCGTCACTGTCATGTAGGAATGAAGGTGACCATGTGGAATGGTGATCACTATTTTGTTAAAGTTGCAAATTTGTGGGCAAATCGGATATCTTCCGATCCTCCCCAGCTGTCACAAACTCCCGTCTCTTCGACGAACAATGCAGCAACACTTGCCCATCATGTTGAATAACCTATCAAACTTGTGACACTCTTCTGAAGGAAGGAAGCATCAGAAGCTTTGAGTAAAACCTGTTCATCAAGTTGTCCTGGGCACATTATAGAGAAACTGAGAAATCATCGTGCCGACCGACCATGGGGCTTCTTTTGCCTTTTGGAGGATCGATTCACTGTTCCATTACTGGTCATTCTTTTGTACAAGTTGTAGTTTACAACATTCTTTCCGTAGTGACTGAAAATGGCACTAGTATAGCGAGTGTAAAAGGGCCGAGTTTCGGATATGTCGTGTATATCCTTGTACCAAGACTGGAGTGGAGTGTGATGTAGGATTATTCCAGCAGTCCATGTAGATCTTGTTGTTTCCAGGTCTAGGCCGTGGATCAGGTGCCGTGAGAGAGGCATGCTTGTCTCAAATCGAGGCGACGGATCTGGATCGCTTCTACGCACATGGAATATGTACGTCCCCCCGGTCACCATCTACCATCCGAATCCAAGGAAACTACGGCCATAGTTTGTTTTGCTCGTCGGAGCAGTGGCGGACGCAAACCCGGTGAGTAGCAgagctctcttcttcctctaccccagtttcctcttcttttttttctcttttcctcctctctctctctctctctctctaatctTCAATAAAGTTTCAACCAGTAGAGGGTGGTGGGAGCCCCCCTTAGATCCGCTCCTGCGTCAGAGGTAGCAAGTAGTGCTCTTGCGGCATCCATCTACAATGATGTAATATATCCtgattaattttttatatgccATGGAACCTTAATTGAATAAATCTTGTGAACAACAACTTTGTTTGTAATGTTTCAATACGTATATAACTCTCCTTTAGACATAGACAATCACGTGAACAAAAAAAAGGCTACATATGCACGCTCAGGAAAAAGCAAATTAAAGCATGAAAAATACCGAAAACTAAACCACTGTGATCGATTGCACAGATTTTATATTTTTCCATGCAGTGTTTTCACCATTCTTTCCATAGTGCCTGATAATGGCACTAGCATAGCAGGCCTGGTAGGATATGTCGAGCTTTGCTAAAGTAGGTATTTCTCAGCTATGCATCGTGGTTCTGGATCAGTTCGATTGAGTTGCAATATCACAACTCGATCCTGTCAGTCGTTAATAGAAGCTCAGCTCAACGTTGGCCACTATCTGTCACATAGAAGAACAGATGCTGCACCTGATTATTTGGTACTATTACTATATGATCTGATAATGTAAATAGAGGATGGTAAAAGGATCCTGATATCGATAACCTTACTTGCATTTTAACTGATCAGAAACAGACATGACGACCAGCAAAAAACGAACAGATCTATTGATGTGAGCAATATCTATGTATATGTTTGATGTATCTTAAGCAAATTTTGATTCACATATGTAAGCAATATCTATGTAAGCAGATACATGCATGCACGTAGTAATAAACCGTGCTTATTACCTCACGCAACACGCTTAGAAGATCTGCCATATAGCAGCATAGGAAATCACTCTTTAGATCCTTTGATGTAAGcaatatctatatatatttgatatcaTCTTAGACAAATTTTGATTCCGTTGCAATACACAGACTAAAAGAAAGGTCAAGAATAGCAGGGGACAAGGGCACAGTACAATTTCATTATTCCATCTGCCCGTTTAAGTGGTACACTGCAGTAAAATCTGACCAAACTTCCAAACTGCATCGTGGTAGTTTcaaatttgaaagaaaatgctATTATGATCATATCATAGAAAAAATTGCTCATTTTGCAAGCTATAGGATTAATTATACATAGCCAACGAGTTTCAGCCCAGTCAAAAATATAGCAAAACATGCCATAGTATCAGACAAGCATAGGCTACTTGTCTAATCGTCCAGCTCAATGATCTTCACAATCGAGGAATCTCCCACTTTCTGGCAAACAACGACGCGATCATGGGACTTGATCGCACCGGAAGCTTTGCCGTGGTCAAGAGCAACCTTCAAAACTGTCTCATTTGTCGCGCTGGTAGATTCAGCCTGAAAGTGAACTCAGATCAGTACAAGTTCACCAGACAATCGGAGTAACATTCATTAGTTAGGTCAAAGCAATCGAGCAACTCTCACAACGCAAATACCCAAACCATTCAGAATGAACAAATATCTGCTCAAGAATCGGGACACAATCAGTAACTAAGCTGCCAATCACAAGCTAAAGGATAACCACTTCAATCCCACAATAAACTGCATTATTGCGCATATAGTATATAGGCTCAATAAACCAGCCAGCCAACAAAGTTTGAAAATATGCTTTGGTTAACCATGTTTATGAGACCTTGCAAACTGTTCAGAACTGATTTGCATTCTAGTGCTCTTGCATCCGAACCATTTACCATATAGATTTAAACCTGATGGAAGCGGGAAAATTAGAATCTGGTATTAATATAGGTGGATACCTGTAGAATGCTAGTAGCCTCATACTacattctgaaaaaaaatcatttttttctaagacATCTTATGACAATAGAACTGAAACAATGCTACTACTCCTCTCCTTGAAGAATGCAAGGATGTTGATCTCCCATATGGGCTACGCACCAGAAAGATGTACTCGCCAATGATAGGGTTTCATGTGTGAAAAATCTACCCAGTATGTGAgcatacatatatttttaactCCTGAACTAACAACAGGAAATGTTAACATACCGGATGTCGTGGATCAGCAAGCATAGGAAAGAGGCCTCTAACTATGAGTGATTGTCTTGCCTGCAATACGATACAACAAATATGAGTTACAAATACAATAGTACCAAATATCAGCACATGGCACATGCCAAGGCTCTTCCCTGCTGTTTTCAATTGAAAAACAATGCAAATAAAGAGAAGTGTCCAGTAGGTAAGGAAGACGCCACATATGCTGTATTGAGCAAAAATCCACTAGAATCGCATATGAACTAAGTACCAAGGGAAATAAAGGACCAATATCTATTAGAACAATTTCTAGAAAAGGGGAAGCTCGAAATGTTAATGGCCAAGTACACAGACTTTTCCTAGTATCCCATGTTCCCATGACACATACTGATATACTGCTACTCTGTTTTGAGTTGCACAATGTTATAACTTGTATGGCTAAATGCTAGATGCAAATAAGTAGAACTTCATAAGCCCATTAATGCCTTTTCCAAATAGATGACTAGCATGCTAATGTGAGATATAACCCAATGCGCAACTAGAAAACATGCACTGACAAAGATCAAGAAAGATCACAAATGTAGAAGAAAAAGGTTGTTCACATACCTCGAATGCACCAGTGAAACTCCACCTCAGTTGGTTTGTTTTTAGACGAGGAATAACAACAGATAGAACAGGCATGCTGGGCCTGTACTTGGAGATTAGCCTGCATATTATACAAATAATACATGAGACTAATTTCCAGTGTTCCACCAAACTATGATCCTATAAAAGTACAGCTACCTTGCAGCCCTTCCAGAAGACGTAAAGCAAATGATGACAGAAGCCTTAACTTTGATAGCAGCTCGTACCTAGAAAATAGGTATGAACTATTTCAGACCAAGAAATACATGTTTATTGAAGACTTTGTGATACTACAtagatgaaagaaagaaaatattttccatGTGAACAGTAAACAAAGGCTAGAAACTCGTACTGCTGAGGAAGCAATAGACTCCAAATGGGTCATGGGCTCTCCCACATATTTCACAGTTCGCTTGTAGTATAAATCTTGGTTAAAGACCTTCTCAGCCTGCACAACAATTGACAAACACAAGCCACTAAATCAATGGTGCTAACAAGAAAGATGCAGAGTGAAAATGCAGGCAGCAAATTCCCAGTGAAATAAATATACAGATCTTCATCAAGAAATCACAGAACTAGAAAGAAACTTCACCTCAGCACAAATTCTGCCCACTGTTGAAATAGTCTCAACTGGATATAAACCACGGAGAGTCTCGGCACCAAGGAGAATGGCATCACTacctaaaagaaaaaggaattgaGATTCATGATTGAACTTAATATAATAGTCTTATTAGAGTGCACTAAGAAGCAGCTATATTGCCAAGGCTACTAAAGCCCAAGCCTACAGAAGATCTTTAAAAAGTAATCCATAGCATCAACAACTTACCATCAAGTACCGCGTTTGCAACATCAGTTGCCTCTGCACGAGTAGGCCTGAGGTTGTCAGTCATACTGTCCACCACACGAGTAATAACAGCAGGCTTTCCAGCCATATTGCACTTGTGCAGAGCAGACTTTTGAAATAGAAAGACCTGCAATACGGAGAGGTAAGGATCAAATACCAAATAAACTAGTCCAAAAGCAGGGGCAATTATCTCACCTTAAAATGGAAACAAATCAATTAAGGATAAAATGTTTCAGGCTCTGTCACTATTAAGTTTATGTATAATGTCTATCTTCCCTTAACAGCTTAAAATTTTGGCTGAAGTGGTGGGTGCATGAAACTGAATTTGGCATGAGTCAAAGGTCTTTGAGTTCAAGATCTGGCTGATGCAATTTTAAGGAAAAAACATTGTGACCCTGAATTTGGCATCAGAGTCGAAGGTCTTGAGTTCAAGATTTGGCTGATgcaattttaagaaaaaatcatTGTGACCCACTCAAGTCCATTGTCTACATCGTAGGCCTGGCGGAGCCCAAATACGAGGGGTAGTATTGACCTATACTGTCACACCTTGCCTCTAAGGCTTAAGCTTTTAGATGAATAGGTTGGTGCATGAAACTCAAAACCAagcttcataaaaaaaaaagaagtcaaaATTAAGTGAGGCCTCCTGAACTTCTAGAAAACTAGTCAAGATAGCCAACCTTTTCAGGTGGAAGATCAATTCCCAAGTATCCTCTTGACAAAATGATCCCGTCTGCTTCTTCCAGTATTTCATCAAAATGGTTCAGGCCCTGCAAAGCAGTAGAATGTGGATAGGTGGTATAAAACAAATTAAATTGGCTAATAATGTGAAAGAAGTATCTTGAAAATTACCTCAACATTCTCAATCTTGGCAAAAATCTGAGTTTGGCTAAGACCTAATGTTGAGAGGAACTCCCGTGCCTGTATTGAAGGGAAAATACTAGCACTGTTGAAACATTTTTCTCAATTATGAAATGCAAACAAACAGGAGATATTATATTTAATATAGTAAAGGTAATGCaatcttttcaataaatataacaaCTGTGGAGCAACAGAAACATAAATGGTACTTCAAAAAACATCTAAAGAGGAATTATGAAATAACTTATAATGAATCCATAATATAGAGTTGCTTACCTGCCGCACATCTTCTGCAAGCCTTGTGTAAGATAAAGAGAGGAAGTCGATTTTGTTTGGAGCGCCCCATTTTCTGATAACCTGAAAACAGTGTATGCAGGTAAGTCTTGGGGCGgctagaggagaggagaggacagGGCTGCAACTAAACAAAAAAATTAGCTTCTGAcccaaaattttcaattttcctAATGTTAAATGTGAAGTTCTGGAAGAAAGGGAAAGATAACAAAGCGACAATTAcacaaaaagaaatatttcgGAGGAGTTTCATACATCCTTGTCCTCATCAGATAGTGTGGGTAAGTCAATATGTATCTGAGAGCAATGCAACGTGAACAGTGACCCAGCAAGGGTAGCTGTGTTCTTGATCACACAAATCACATTGTCTCCTTTAATTTCAGAAACCTATAGCAGGCAGATAAGAGTTTTGGCGTCAGAAAATGCAGACATTAGAGCAAATTCTACTAGCAGGCATACGACATATAAAAAATGCctcacaaaaagaaaagaaatgcagAACGCAGCATTCCAAAGACTGTTTTACCTCCAACCAAACTGAAGTAGTCTCGCTACCAGTGAACAAGTATTGCCCAACAAATATTGTGGCACCAGGTTTCACCACCTGCAAGGAACAAAGGGGATCTTTTTCAACTCTATGTGGAAACATATGACTAAATATTGAACACTACAGTGACATAACGCAAAGATAAAAAATCTATTGTAGCTAGCCGGGGAGTGATCTACTTGCAGTTGCATCTGCTCACATTCAAGTAAATATAACGTATGATATTAAGAACTGAGAAAAGAATTCAGCAAAACTCTAGCAGCGTTACTTAGTCATAACGCAAGACGTACAAACCAGTCGTACGTGGAGCACTCCTGAGAAAAATAACATCAAAGTTGTTACCTTGGCGAGTCCAGA comes from the Phragmites australis chromosome 22, lpPhrAust1.1, whole genome shotgun sequence genome and includes:
- the LOC133904686 gene encoding pyruvate kinase 1, cytosolic-like, encoding MHSTNLLLEEPIRMASILEPSKTSFFPAMTKIVGTLGPKSRSVDTISACLKAGMSVARFDFSWGDAAYHQETLENLKLAIKSTKKLCAVMLDTVGPELQVVNKRETPISLEENGTVVLTPHQGQEASSNLLPINFSGLAKVVKPGATIFVGQYLFTGSETTSVWLEVSEIKGDNVICVIKNTATLAGSLFTLHCSQIHIDLPTLSDEDKDVIRKWGAPNKIDFLSLSYTRLAEDVRQAREFLSTLGLSQTQIFAKIENVEGLNHFDEILEEADGIILSRGYLGIDLPPEKVFLFQKSALHKCNMAGKPAVITRVVDSMTDNLRPTRAEATDVANAVLDGSDAILLGAETLRGLYPVETISTVGRICAEAEKVFNQDLYYKRTVKYVGEPMTHLESIASSAVRAAIKVKASVIICFTSSGRAARLISKYRPSMPVLSVVIPRLKTNQLRWSFTGAFEARQSLIVRGLFPMLADPRHPAESTSATNETVLKVALDHGKASGAIKSHDRVVVCQKVGDSSIVKIIELDD